The nucleotide sequence tttgggggaaatgtCAGCAttacaatattgagtcttgcTGTCTGTGAATTTCATAATCTCTCTGTTTATTAAAATACTTAATGTTTTATCAATAttcaatttattaatattataattcatttttattacattattgcttaatattaattttattaatatctgATATTGAAATATTTCCCCTTAAACATTTCACataatttattaatgttttcatatCATTTGTTAACTTTATTCCTGGAAGCTTACACTTTGTGTGGCTattgaaaaatgatatttttcGAATTCCATGTTGGCCATTTGCTCTTGTGTACAAATTGGCAATCATCCTTCTGTACTAATGCTGCTTTCCATAACCTTGTGACATTTCTTAATACTTTCACGATATTCTCTGTACcttcttttagatttttatctAGCGATAAAATGATAATCGTATCATTTGTGGACGATATTCggatttttctaattcctttcgAATccttgtaatttttattcttgctCTCGTCGTGTGGTTCcagctagaacctccagtacaaggTCGTGTGTACAGCTAGCAAGAGTGGATATCGTTTCCTGTGCTTAACTTTAATGTGAGTTCTCTTGACCGTCCAccagtaatttttaaatcatgCCGTTCCGCTACAGCAGAGGGGGAagagttttttaaatttcctaatgTTGCGTGTTCCCCCTAAATGTGGCAGAGTGAAGGGCGAGCTCTCAGGAAATAGAGAGTGGGTGGTTTCAAGGCACGCGTACCTGTCCTGGGGCACCTGGCCGCCCCCCAGCTGGACCACGGTGGGGAAAACATCCATTAGGCTGGTGGGCTCGTGGATCACCCGGCCGGCCGGCAGCACCCCAGGCCACCGGAATATCCCGGGGACGCGGATCCCGCCTTCCCAGCCTCCCATGCCTTTGCcacctgagcaaaaaaaaaaaaaaaaaaaaagaaaagaaaaaaacaatgtgttACATCATGCTATGGACATATCGGCACAGAAGATTCAAGATGGAAGAAGTATTAATGGTTAGCTAACACATCACTTTCATTTGGTGCCTACAAaaatcatcatcgtcatcatcatcgaATTTCAAAGGCGTAATAGTGTGGATTGTAACTTTGGTCTTAAAGGATTCAACTCTCTGCAATTTTAAGGTATCCCTGTttggcagaaaacaaaacaggaaatgatAATTTCTACATTAATCTGCTAGGGTTtccataacaaaggaccacagataCGCACCCgagacaacagacatttatttccccCAGTTCTGGAGCTGGAAGCCCCAGAttcaggtgtgggcagggctggtccctCCCGAGTCCTCTCTCTTTGGCGTGTGTGTAAACGCCATCTTCTCCCCATGTCCTCATGTGGTCgtccttttgtgtgtgtctgtgtcctcgtCTTCTCTTATTATAAAGACCCCAGTCctactggatcagggcccaccctagtgGCCTCATTTCACCTTCATCACCTCTTTTAAAGACCCATCTCCAAACACAGCCACATTTGAAGTCCTGGGTTTCAACGTACGATTTTGGAGGGACaccattcagcccataacagaagCCGACTGAGCAATCCTGCACCTCTCCTAATGAGGTCTCCATGCTAGGACCCTTTATATGCAGATTTCTCATTTGGGACCTGATGACTCTCTGATGGGTTGTCCGATGCACTGTAGCatgttgagcagcatccttgATGTCCGCCCACCAGATGCCAGCAACAGCACCCCTGaattgtgacaactaaaaatgccCCCAGACATTGCCACGTGTCCCGTGGGGGACAGACTTGCTCCCAGGTGAGAACAACGGCTTTATGTTATTCTCTCATACACAAGTCCCAGCAACCCCCATGCCCCAGGCTGGTTTGGTGGAAGGGTTTCCACGGCACGCCCTGGCTGCCCAGAGGGTTTGATTTCTTTGACTTACAGCATGTCACTGTTTGCCCCACCAGCCCACGTCTTCCTTCTTCCCGCAGCAGTCCAGTGTTAAGCACAGGGGTCTATGCTCTCGCCTCTCAGGTGGGAAGGGTGTTACCATGAGGCGAGATGCCCAGGCCTGACTTCCTCCTTCTGAGGCAGCTGCTCAGGAGCTGGCAGAACTCAAGAAGGCATCTCCCCCAAGGAGAACGTTATGGGTAGAATTGTGTCCCCCAGAagatgttgaagttctaacccccccCTGCATTtgtgaacgtgaccttatttggaaatagggtctttgcagaggtaatcaagtcattagggtggggccCGATCCAagaggactggtgtccttagaagaagagatgagctaagacacggaagcaacccaagtgcccatcaacggatgaatggataaagaagatgtggtatatatccacaatggaatactactgtgccataaaaaaagacaaaatggtgccatttgcaacaacatggatggaccttgagggtatgaggttaagcaaaataagtcagacagagaaagaccaataccacatgatctcactcatctgtggaagataaatcaacacaaggataaagagaacacattggtggttaccagaggagaaaggggtgggaggagggtgggggatggataaacgggcacatgtgtatggtgatgggtaaaatctagactcttggtggtgaaaaccatgcagtctatacagaaactggaaTACAATAatggacacctgaaatttacacaatgttataatgTAAtaggacctcaataaaatatttgtttttaaaaaaaaaagaggagatgaggacacagacatgcacagaggggcaaccgtgtgaggacacagggagaagatgtgTCTGCACGCCAAGGAATGCCTGAGGCTACCAGGAGCTAGAAGGGAGGtctggaacagatccttctctGGAGCCCTCACCAGGAGTCAAcgctgctgacatcttgattttggacttccagcctccaacaCCGTGAGACAAtaaaattcctgttgtttaaggcacccagcGTGTGGTACTTTGTTGGGTCATGTCTAATAGAATAATACAGACAATTGAGTACGGAGTTGGCGATGGGCGCAAACCCAAGGGGTGCCTTCATCGGCCCCATCATTGTTGATTTGGGCTCTCTCTGAACATCCCCTGGTTTGGGACACTCCTCCGAGCTTGGAAAAATGACAGTCAAGGAAACATTTGtgaactagaaagaaaaatactctaAATATCTAAAACGGAAAGGATCACGGAGCATGCAACCATCCTGTCTGAGGATATCCCTTTGAATCTGTGAGCCCTCCAGCTAAATTCTGCAAGTACCCTCATCACACCACATCAGCAAAATGCTGGAGGTCTCACGTCCCTGTGGGCACTCAGGTATCCAACGACCATGGTGCATAGAAGACGTCCTCCCGATTTTCTGAAAATCAGATCATTTGCTCCTATGTAGGCATCGACCAATTCTCTTGGGTTATATGGCATTTTTAAGCTAGAAGGACTGCCTGCAGCGGAGATGTCCACACGATTTCCTACTGAAACACTGGACGTTTCCCACCTTTGTAGATTCCATTCGAGCCTCCGAGGGGAGTGTCTCCTATTCGGCCCTCTATGAAGGCGCCATGGTCCGAGGTGAAATACACGAGGGTGTGGTTGGTCAAGCCTTCGTTGTCCAAGGTCTCGAGAACTTGGCCTACATCAAAAAGCCAAAGGCAAGAGTGAACAGAAGGGGCAGGACTTTCAACTGTTGAATGCATCATGCAGTGGCATCCTTCACGTCTTGGTCTATCTGCCCCTTGGTTGTTCAGTGTTGCATCCAACCAACCGGACGGGACGTGATGTGTGGGCCCTCGTTGTCTACCTGGGTGGTCCCCTGAAGAAGCTGCTCGGTGTTAATGCAGCAACTGACCCTAAGAGGTAGTGACTCATTGCAGTCTGGGACTTAGCAGAAAGGCTCATGGAGCGGGAAGAGGGTCCCCAGAAACGGGGATGAGATGACAGCAGTCTGGGCAAAAGAAACCTGGGATATTTAATTGCCCAGAGGCAAGAGGCTGAGATGCAGGCAGAAATGAAGCTGCTCTCTGCCTCGCTTAGAGATGGTGCAGAAAGAAGGTCCAGGGTGGCCAGCAGCTTGTTCTCACTTTACCATCGACGCAGGTCCCCCGGAGAGCATCCTCCATATCTTAGTCCGCTTTGTCTGCAGCCGATCACCTTTGACATCACATCTGTGGACATCCTCCCcaaattctctcctctccacttgGCCACCCTGTCAACTGCCTTGTTAACACTGCTATTTTTGGGCTCCCCTGAGCCACGGGCTCTCCCAGTGTGCTCTTTGGGGTAAAAGCACTATatgtaatataatgtaataaatataatCTAATACAATCCGGTCATGCCtcacttaatgacggggacaTGTTCtcagaaatgtgtcattaggcaatttcgttattgtgcgaacatcacagacttacacaaacctagatggcatagcctactacacggctaggctctgtggtactaatcttgtgggaccaccatcatagCTGGGGTCCATTGTCGACCAAAACATCATTCTGTGGTGCAGGACTGTAagcatattatattatataattatacattatatatttgtatgtatatataattatataattaatgtataacataaaataatattaaatgtttacattatacTATATATTAATATaccatttaattatatattaaaatataaactatataattaaaattttaattattttatatgtaacttatttatatataaaaatatataaatatatcaatttagttataatatattataaatatataatatataaacatataatatataaatattatatataaatataaataaattatatataaaatatctattaataaaaaatatattatattatatataattttatgtataatttaaaaattttaattatgtagtttatattataatatatgttAATCATTAACATGTAATATTGATTAtcaaacacatatatatatatatttgggatCCATAGaccattatatatattatatattatgtcaACATAgacaatatatatttcttttttttgctgaggaagatttgccctgagctaacatccactgccagtcttcctttttttgcctgtgagctgccaccacagcatggccactgacagacgagtggcgtaggtccgtgcccgggaactgaacccaggctgccaaagcagagtgcactgaacttaaccactaggctactggggctggcccagaatatatatttcttaacaggtcatttgttttttttggaaAACATTAGGATCCCATGATAGTGATTTAAGCCTAACTGCAGAACCATCTTTCTTTTGTGTCTGTATGCACAGACACCTGTAGTTGAGTGACTTATTAACACAAGgagatatatacatgtatatatgaaaTGGCTTATGGATcctaaatatatgtgtatatggacatattatatgtaatgtgtatgttgtatcctaaatatatatatataatacattggataatattatacaataatatatattatatataatacattcaATAATATATATTAGGTAATTAATATTATAgaataatataaaacatataaatataatattctaGGGATTCTAAAATCTAGATACTGatgcatttttccttctttgtctctaggtAATgtatagtttccaaatattttccaataaatagtatttattcTACAATAAGAAAAGCACCCCTCTTTTAAAAGGTACTTAGAAAGTTTAAGTTCTATTATTTCAGCAGGCTCACAACTTGGGCTGTTGTTAGAATCACCCCAGCTGCTCTTAAACACCTAACGCCCAGGTGGCATTTCTGCCGTGGGTCCTGGGAGTCAGCGGATTTCAAAGGTCCCAGTGACCCAGCATGTGGCCTTGTTGGGCAGCGCTGCTGTGGGACCAGCAAGAGCAGGTCTGTGCTGCCAGTGGCCGGGCGGCCTTGCAGCCATGGGTCTGACTTCTCCTGGAGCCACGTGTCATGACAGCTCAAGTGAGCACCGCTGGCTCTCTGTTGAGCTGGGTGCTGTCGGAGAACTCACCCACTATCCAATCCATCTCCTCCACGTTGTCTCCGTATAAGCCATGCTGGCTTCCCCCAAGGAAGTTTCTGGTTGTTGTAAGAGGTACATGCACTTGCAAAAGGGACAGGAAGAACAGGAAGGGGCCCTGCTtatttctggggggaaaaaatccaGATATAAGACTATGAAGcattctagaagaaaagagagcACAACGGTTTCAGAAATTGTAAACAGTTTCTCTAAAAGAACCTGAGTTGGAAGATGATAGAAAGATAGCTAGataatagatgatagatggacagaagatagatagatagatgatagatagtagataaatgatggatggatagataggtaaataaacagaatagagagatatatgatagatagatgatagacagataatagatagatgatagataggtaggtaggtaggtagatagatgacagatatagatagatgatagataaaaagATTATCTTCTATTTGAAGATACACAGATATTTTATAGATGTATCATATGACATGATCTATTTAAAAACGTGAcctattaaaaatatagattgaCATTTAGATAGATATTTTATAGATTTATCATACGACATGATCTATTTAAAAATGTGACCtgttaaaaatatagatagatcgatggatagatagatagatagatggatagatcaATGGACAGATCGATAGATAGATCGATAGATGGATAGATTGATGGATAGAtcgatagatagacagatatttTATATATCCATCTAGCTTTTTTTAATAGGTCACTGATATTTTGGAAGATTCATAGGATCCCACAGTAGCAAGTCAACTGTAATTATGGACCTATCGTTGGGTTACTTGTGCCCACAAGGACAGAGCCTTTGGAAGGCAAGTGACCAAGTTTAACACAGGGAAGGAAGAGTTTTAAAGGAAGACGTAAAGCCATATGTTCTCTAAGAAGTTACTCAAATAGTTCAGCACTCTAGCAATCCATTTCTCGAGCTCTCTCCTCATCCTTCCCGATAGCGTCTCGGCTGAAGTTATAAGCATCTTCTGGGATCTGACATGCATAGAGCCAGCAGCACTCAACGGAAATAGTGAGAATGGAGAATTCCTTTCCATTCCCACACGGAGGACAACAGGGGAGATGAAATTGTGGAAGCCCAGCAGAATGGGCAAAATGGCACCGTGTGAAAGGAAATGCCCTGTACTGAATTCCACGCTAGCATTTTCTCACGTTATCTAAGTGCAATGTGAGCGatcattaaaaaaagcaaaacgaAACAAGTGAGTGTACGTAGGTTACTTCTACAATGGAAGTTGCAACATCTTAAATGTGTTTTCTTGAACTTCAAATTCAAGATAGACGTCAACTCAATTCAGCGGGAACCTTTCGAGGCAAATTCTGTGAGCAGAAACAATACAGATTTTAGCCAGCAAAGCCAAGGAGCCAACAAAGACGTCAACACTTTGAAAAGAATGATGGAGGTGAGAGAGAATGGTTACGCACACTTGGGTAAGAATGCATAAAATATGCCTTGAGGTATTTACATAAAGGTCCTCAATGTGTCAccgtggagggaggggaaggtgtGGCTAGTGGCTGGGTGAGGAGAGAGCTATTGCACTGGAGTTCTTCTGATTAAGAATCACAGAAGTATATTACTTGGTCAAGAAATACTTTTCCAAGAGAAAAAATCGTTTAGAAAAGATACAGGCAGCATCTTTTTGGCGGACTCATCACGTgccattttaaatgaaattatctaCCTACACCACTCCTGGCGGTATACGCACTTGAATAGAACGCTCATTTTTAACTATAACATCTtacaatttaggaaaaaaattattgggAGGTCTTCTCCCCATCTGCACTGAATAGATGAGAGAGGTGATTTACCTTTCGATAAAGGAAGTCGCCTCCCTCAGTAGGAGAGAAGGTGTCCTCTTCAGCACCATCGACTGCTCACGCACTTTGTGGTTCCTCATGAGGATGCAGTCCCAGTGCCTGGTGAAGCCGTGGCTGGAGTACCAGGAGACAAAGAAGACGAGCACACAGACGCCGAAGCAGCCCACCGTCTTccaggagatggggagggagCCCGTGAGCCTGCCCAGGGCCAGGAGGAGCATCGCACAGGCTAGTGTCCTGGTGCAGAACCAGTAGGTGGCCCTCAGGGCTTGGGCCTTCTGGTTGTGCTTATTTCCGCAGTCCAGCATCAGCGTCAAAGGGGTGCCGTAAAAATAGTGGAACCCGTGGTTGAGGGGGTGATGGCAGTGGTCATTGCGGGTTTCACAGCTCACGCCCACGTGCCACTTCCCTGGTTCGGGAAGGAACCGTTTCAGGAGACAGAACACAGAAGTGAGTGGTATTGCTCAAAAGGGCGAATCGGGCAGAGGCTTTGCTCCATCAGAAACCACCATACGTCCTTGCAGAAGGCACTTTCCCCACGTGGTTCTCTGGTTCTGCTAAGTGGCTTGTGTGGTGGTCCAAGGGTGGTTATCTGCTACCTGAGCAGGAAGATGTGCACGCTAGGTTGTTGTGGGGAAAAGCTTTTCTGTAGGGTTCTTTTAAAGAATGCCAAGcaagaatggtgggtgccaggggccgggggagggggcaTGGGGAGTCAGTGTCTAATGGGGACAGTTTGTTTTGCAAGATGGGAACAgctctagagatggatggtggggaagattgcacaacaatgtgaatgtacgtACTGCcgctgaactgtgcacttaaaaatggtcaagatggtaaattttgttatgtgcattttacctcaataaaaagtttaccCTCCCCCCTGCCAAAAATATCAGTTTAACACTAGGGTGGATTTCTGAAGAGcaaagcttgtttttcttttaaacagacaTCAAACCAAATATCATTTAGTTAAATGCTTTTGTAGTCCAGTCATGAgccatacttttaaaaaagaaaatgcaaagtaattgttataaaagtaaaatatcataCAAATCTATCCTTGATCTAGATACTGACCCAAATCTTTTCAATTTATGAAATTCTCAATTGCAGTGCAGAGATCACATGGAATCATTTCCCCATTTGTTTCCTCAGTTTCTATTTTTGCAATATTCTCTTCTTCCATGTAAAAGGATACGTTTGATAGTAAAATGTGGAATGAAGTTGTGCTATTAAATATTATACAGctaccaaaaataaacaaaggaaaaaccaaaaaccaataAGCATCTCATTTTACTCATTTGACTCTCTGTGAAATACATTCATTTTGGCCGATGACGTTAATGTTGATGCTCAAAGTTCCTGAAAGTGCAACCCATTCGGTGTCTGATTTACATTATAAGGATGTTGTGGACCCACTCAGAGTACTGGTCACCTTGCCACAGGTGGAAAATGATAgctttctatcattttttttttgccagtggTTTCACATGCATTTTCCGCACTCTCTCTAAACACCTCTCTGAGACGGACAATGACTGTCACCTGTCTTTTTGGAGGAGGTCCCTGAGAATCTCAAGACCACCAGCTCAGAATTGGAAGATCTATTCTCTGGCTTTAGGATGTCACATCAGGCTTTGCACAGGATGAAAATCCTGGcgttttcttcttcctgaaggctCTAACCGATTTGCTAGCTCCAGCAGAATCCATTCAAAACAGTACGCTGTTCACACTGCTGGAGTCCTCCTGACATCGGAATTCTTCCACTTCCTCCCTCTTACATGAGCATACGTGAAACCCTTTGGTCTCCTCACAGGCTCTGTTagattttaactttgtttaaaaaaattatgccaCACTCAGGAAAAAGGTGAAAGAATGACTGTGCATTCTGAGTGTCAACGGGATCATCGGGTAACAGGTCCTTCCAGGGATCAATGATTCTTTAGGGCAACGGTCCTCCAACTCAGAATCCCCTGGCAGAAACAGATTCCAGGATTCGCCTCAGAGTCTCAGACTCAGCAGGGACGAGATAGTCCTGAGCATGTGCCTTTCTAACCAGCTCCCGGGTGGTGTCACCActgctggtccctggaccacactttgagaaccagtgtcctcaggagatgcATTCATGTGACTTCATATCTCCTATTAATACACATCCAGGAGTTAGATGTGAGcttgtaaaagaaagaaactacagaACAACTTATGTCTGGTAGCAAAGATAATCACAGGACTGCAGTCGATGACCTGGAAGACATTAACGAGCGTTGTAGAAAGCTTGCCCCTCTCaattgaacattttttcctttcattgatCACATATAGTTGAATTGATACCAAATAGCTTTTCTATATTATGCTATTCTATCCTCTTCGACCCTCCTTTTTGACAGCTTTTCCATCCCGCTGGTTCCCTCCATGATAAGGAAGAAGGGACTCATTTATATGTTCATCAGAGACATGTTTACGACTTTGAAGTTCTTGCGCTGATGTCTTTCTATTCCCAAAGCTGCTGCCTCAGACAGCTCATCCCCTCAAATGAGTATCACATGGACAACCTCTCCGCTCTCACAGAGCATCTCAAAGTTGCTTGGAGCCACGGGTTGCCTTGGAAGCTTCATGCCAACCGTCCTTTCTTTGTCCTCTTCTACCACTTGGCTGTTCAGAAGGATGCAGTGGCTTCCCAGTTTAAACCAGAACTCCAGATCTTAGAAGCCAAAGTCCTCCTTAACTCCCAACCTCACATCTACTTTTCCCAGAAAAATCCACTTTGCCCAAACCGTGGTGGATCTTGCCAGTTGCTCGTCTGCTCATGCCGTTCCTCCACCAGTGAGAGCTATCGCACTTCATTGCAATCCCTTGTCCACTAATCCTTTATGACCTTAGACACAACCTCCCCCCACCGAGAAAACTTCCTTGCCTCCCTCAAGTTCTGCAGCCTTTTAAGGTGCAATATTGCAACTCCAGGAATTTCACACGCCTCAGTCATTTCCTTGGATCCTGGAGCTTCTTAAAGTCAGGGgctatgtcttctttttttgttattattggttATAGTTCCAATGTAGTCCAGGAAACCCATTGCGTGACCTGCTGATGCTAAATGAATAGTCAGAAGTTCTAACTCCAAAGTTAGATCAGCATATTTTCATTGGAGTTATAAATATCATCTTAACATATTTTCTTGGTCACACATTAACCTTTTTAGATGTTGATATTCAAGTTCTGTTTTTCACTGAGtttcatattatttatatttggCCAATCTCATTCCAAGTGCCTAAGACTTCAGATCCATCAGCGATTTGATGAAATGTTAATATAGATCTAAAAGTGTTTTGCCCGTGGATTTATAGTCAAGGTTTAATGATGCTGTCTCAACGGTGGGTGtcaatatgtaaatatacaaCGTTGTGATTCAGGGGGAATCACAGACTGGACAGATCCATTGGGATTCATTTCTCTTTGTTAAGAATGCACGTGCTAGCTCTTCTCATGACTTCCAAAAGTTTCTAAATGGTTTCTCCTCCATGACATCATTTGTCCTCACCATATGCAATTTGACAGTAGCTCCTTTTCCTAGTATATATCTAGAATGCAATGGAAAGCAACAACACACCCCTGGGTGGAGTACTTACCCACCAGCCCCGTGGTATAGCCTTGCTGTTGCAGGATCTTGGCAAAGGTGGTTTCATTTGGAGGGAGGCCCCCAGATGCAGCCGTCCAGCGTAAAACTCGAACCTCAGTCTCGGAAGCCATCCCTGGATTTGGGGACCAAGAGAAACAACCGTGAAGAAGGGA is from Equus asinus isolate D_3611 breed Donkey chromosome X, EquAss-T2T_v2, whole genome shotgun sequence and encodes:
- the LOC106821907 gene encoding arylsulfatase H-like codes for the protein MTRLHIKRRQTKYLPFGFVNQQPQNISQTKDFSGLGPSGKRQDNMSGLNNHRNCWPLMLVLCLLVPTSTPIPAKPNMVLIMADDLGIGDLGCYGNHTLRTPNIDRLAREGIRLTQHIAAASICTPSRAAFLTGRYPIRSGMASETEVRVLRWTAASGGLPPNETTFAKILQQQGYTTGLVGKWHVGVSCETRNDHCHHPLNHGFHYFYGTPLTLMLDCGNKHNQKAQALRATYWFCTRTLACAMLLLALGRLTGSLPISWKTVGCFGVCVLVFFVSWYSSHGFTRHWDCILMRNHKVREQSMVLKRTPSLLLREATSFIERNKQGPFLFFLSLLQVHVPLTTTRNFLGGSQHGLYGDNVEEMDWIVGQVLETLDNEGLTNHTLVYFTSDHGAFIEGRIGDTPLGGSNGIYKGGKGMGGWEGGIRVPGIFRWPGVLPAGRVIHEPTSLMDVFPTVVQLGGGQVPQDRVIDGRDLTPLLRGQVPHSEHEFLFHYCGSRLHAARWHQRQGARLWKAHFETPIFSPEGAVGCYTRGLCPCHGKVARHDPPLLFELSEDPSEATPLSPASEPSFHAVVSRIQEATRAHRRTLTPVPGQLSGSSNMWKPWLQPCCGSFPFCGCQESAHPRDEL